Sequence from the Trueperaceae bacterium genome:
TCGACGAGCGCTACCTGGACGGCGTCGCGGAAATGCGCTTGCCGTTCGGGATCGTCGAGACCGGCGCGACCGTCGACCAGGGCGCCAACCTGGCGCTCTGGGCGGAGGCGATGTGGTTCCCCGCCGCCCTCGCGACCGACCCGCGCGTCCGGTGGGAGGTCGTCGACGACGCCACCGCGATGCTGCACGTCCCCCACGGCGGCGACTCCGAGACGTTCATCGCCCGCTTCGACCCCACCACGACCCGCCTGACGGTCCTCGAGGCGATGCGCTACAAGGGCGCCGACGCGACGTCGAAGACGTTGTGGCTCACCCGCGCCGAGGCGTGGGGCGACGTGGACGGGCACCCGACGATGACGACCGCGAGCGTGCAGTGGCTCGACGAGGCGCAACCGTGGGCGACGTTCCGCGTCGATCACCTGCGCTTCGGGGTGGACGACCTGGACGCCCGCCTCGGGCGGACGCCCTGACCCCGACCGGGCGCCGTTCGCCCCCCCTCCCGCCCCCGCGGGCGTAGGCTAGGGCGGTGAGCGAGCTGCCGCCCGTCCTGTTGGTGTTCCTCTACGCGACGTTGACGGCGGTCGCCACCGGCCTCGGGGCGCTCCCCCTGCTCGCCCTCCGGCACGTCCCCGCGCGGGTGTTGGGCCTCGCGAACGGCGGGGCGGCGGGGTTGATGGTCGGCGCCAGCTTCCAACTGATGCGCGAAGGCCTGGAGCTGTCGATGCCGCGCACGCTGGTCGGCATGGCGCTCGGGCTCGCCGCGATCGTCGTCAGCCAACGCCTGCTCGAACGCCACGAGGGCGACGTCGGCGTCGCGGACCTCGCCGGCGCGTCGGCCCGCAAGGCGCTGTTGATCCTCGGCGTCATGACCGCCCACTCGTTCGCGGAGGGCATCGGCGTCGGGGTGAGCTTCGGCAGCACCGTGAGTTTCGGGATCTTCATCAGCCTCGCGATCGCCGTGCACAACGTGCCCGAGGGCTTGGCGATCAGCCTCTCGATGGTGCCGCGCGGCGTCCCGGTGTGGCGGGCGGCCTGGTGGAGCATCGTCTCCAGCCTCCCGCAACCGCTCATGGCGGTCCCCGCGTTCCTGTTCGTCGCGGTGTTCGAGCCGTTCCTGCCCGTCGGGCTGGGGCTCGCCGCCGGCGCGATGCTGTGGATGGCGCAGTCGGAGCTGCTGCCCGAGGCGACCGAGGCGGCGTCGAAGGAATCGGTGGCGACGACGTTCGTCCTCGCGCTCATGGCGATGGTCGCGTTCCAGGTGCTGATCGGCGGCTGACGCGCCGCGGCACACGCCC
This genomic interval carries:
- a CDS encoding ZIP family metal transporter; this translates as MSELPPVLLVFLYATLTAVATGLGALPLLALRHVPARVLGLANGGAAGLMVGASFQLMREGLELSMPRTLVGMALGLAAIVVSQRLLERHEGDVGVADLAGASARKALLILGVMTAHSFAEGIGVGVSFGSTVSFGIFISLAIAVHNVPEGLAISLSMVPRGVPVWRAAWWSIVSSLPQPLMAVPAFLFVAVFEPFLPVGLGLAAGAMLWMAQSELLPEATEAASKESVATTFVLALMAMVAFQVLIGG